The Vicia villosa cultivar HV-30 ecotype Madison, WI linkage group LG1, Vvil1.0, whole genome shotgun sequence genome includes a region encoding these proteins:
- the LOC131624614 gene encoding pathogenesis-related protein 1A-like, with amino-acid sequence MSSFSVVCVLGLIFLVGSQVAYAQDSSTDYVNAHNAARSQVGVSDIAWDDTVAAFAQNYANQRKDCQLIHSGGGGRYGENIAVSSGGMSGTDAVKLWVDEKSDYDYDSNTCAAGKVCGHYTQVVWRNSVRLGCAKVSCDNGGTFITCNYDPPGNYNGEKPY; translated from the coding sequence ATGAGTTCATTTTCAGTAGTGTGTGTCTTAGGGTTAATATTTCTTGTGGGGAGTCAAGTTGCATATGCACAAGACTCGTCAACGGACTACGTGAACGCCCACAACGCAGCAAGATCCCAGGTTGGTGTTTCAGATATTGCATGGGACGATACTGTCGCTGCTTTTGCGCAAAACTATGCTAATCAACGTAAGGATTGTCAACTGATCCACTCCGGTGGTGGTGGCCGTTACGGAGAGAATATCGCGGTGAGCTCGGGTGGCATGAGCGGCACAGATGCAGTGAAGTTGtgggttgatgagaaatccgactaTGATTATGATAGTAATACATGTGCTGCTGGTAAAGTGTGTGGCCATTATACTCAAGTTGTTTGGAGAAACTCAGTTCGTCTTGGATGTGCGAAAGTGAGTTGTGACAATGGAGGAACTTTCATTACTTGCAACTATGATCCACCTGGTAACTATAATGGCGAGAAACCATACTAA